Below is a window of Sulfitobacter sp. SK012 DNA.
TCAAGCCGCATGATATCATGCCCATCCGCGCGCAGGATACCGCACAGCTCGGCGACCTTCTGGTAGGCCTGCTCAAACGGGGCAAGGTCAGTTAACTGGCTGCCAATATGAACGTCGATGCCGATAATCTTGAGGCCCGACATCGACGCGGCAAGTTGGTAGACTTCGCGCGCACGTGCGATTGGGATGCCAAACTTGTTCTCAGATTTTCCGGTCGCGATTTTTGCGTGGGTTTTGGCGTCCACATCTGGATTCACGCGGATCGTAATGGGAGCAACCACGCCAAGCTTGCGCGCTACCGCGTCGAGCACCACCATCTCTGGCTCACTTTCCACGTTGAATTGGCGGATACCGCCCTCAAGCGCCAACGTAATCTCTTCGGCGGTCTTGCCTACGCCGGAAAACACGATGCGCTCGCCTGGCACGCCCGCGGCTTTGGCACGCAGGTATTCGCCACCTGACACAACATCCATCCCCGCCCCAGCCTGCGCGAGTGTGCGCAGGACGGCTTGGTTGGAATTGGCTTTCATTGCGTAGCAAACCAAATGTTCCATGCCATCAAGCGCGTCGTCGAATGCTTGAAAATGCCGCAACAAGGTCGCTGTTGAATAGACATAGAACGGCGTACCCACGGCTGCCGCAATTTCAGAAATTGCAACGTCTTCAGCAAAAAGTGCACCGTTCTTGTAGATGAAATGATCCATAATTTCCTTGGTCCTGAATACCTACGCTGCAGGCTGTCGCCCTATTTGACAGGTGCCGACCGCAGAAAAAGATAAAGTGGCAAGCCGCAGCTTACCCCAATACAGAAGGTCGCCGGGATGGCAACCAGCGCGAGCCAATTGCGCCGAACAGCTACTTCAGCCACGATCCAAACCGTCAAGGCAATGGCAGCAATTGTTAGGTCCCAAACCAATCCGCTGGAAGCCGCATTTACGTGCCATGCATCCACCATACCCCTGATATCAAAGCCATTCTGGCTGAACCATTGGATGAAATAATACATCGGATGGATGGCCCCCCAAACCGCGAGGGCCAGATAGATCATGCGCAAAATGGACATTGCTCAGAAAGTCCCGCTTACGCCGACCCGTGCTTCGCCTTCTACCTTCACGCCTGTCGTCGACGGTACTGGGTTTTCAGTAGCGCGGTAACGCTGGGTATCTTGAGATTGAGGACCGTCGCACCCTGCAAGAAACAGAGCACAGATTGTAAGTGTAATACGCATCAAAATCCCAAACCGACCGACAGCGGCCCTTTATTAATTCCGAGAACGCCGCCAACCCGCACACCGGAGTTTGACAGGGTTACAGCACCATCAACCGTTGGACGTACTGGTTCACCGTCCACACCGCATGCACTCAATGCGGTCAACACCAGCAATAGAGACAGTCGTTTCATGCCAAAACCTTTTTCCAGCGTATGACTTGGGCACGCACCTGATCGGGTGCCGTCCCACCATATGATGTACGTGAGTTAACTGAATTTTCCACCCCCAGCACATCAAAGACATCGCTAGTGATACCATCATGGGCGGATTTCATCTGATCCAGCGTCAAATCGGGCAGGTCGCAGCCATTTTTCTCAGCCAACGCAACAAGACTGCCGGTGATGTGATGTGCATCACGGAACGGCAGGCCCAACACGCGCACCAGCCAATCTGCTAGGTCTGTCGCAGTTGAGAACCCAGAGCCCGCCGCGGCGGCCAGTTGGGGTCGGTTGGCAGACATATCGCGTACCATGCCTTCCATTGCGGCCAGCGCGAGCATCAAGTTATCCGCGGCGTCAAACACCTGCTCTTTGTCTTCTTGCATGTCTTTGGAATAGGCCAGCGGCAGGCCTTTCATCACCATCATCAACGCGACATTCGCGCCAAAAATACGCCCGATCTTGGCGCGGATCAGCTCTGCGGCATCGGGGTTCTTTTTTTGTGGCATGATGCTGGAGCCGGTCGAAAAACGGTCTGACAGCGTGACAAATCGAAACTGAGCCGAGGACCAAATCACCAGCTCTTCTGCAAAGCGGCTTAGGTGCATAGCGCAAATGCTGGCCGCTCCTAAGAACTCCAGCGCAAAATCACGGTCGCTGACCGCATCAAGGCTGTTGCTCGCAGGACGGTCGAACCCCAACGCCTCGGCCGTCATCTGCCGGTCGATGGGAAAAGAAGTGCCCGCAAGTGCTGCGGCCCCTAAGGGGGATTCGTTCATGCGCGCACGCGCATCGCGCATGCGGCTCAAGTCACGGCCAAACATCTCGACATAGGCCATCATATGGTGGCCCCATGTCACTGGCTGCGCGGTTTGGAGATGCGTAAAGCCGGGCATGACCCAATCGGCCCCCGCCTCCGCCTGACCCAAAAGCGCCGTGATCAGCGCCAGCAGACCAGTTTCAGCTGCATCAAATTGATCCCGGACCCAAAGCTTAAAGTCTGTCGCAACCTGATCATTTCGGCTGCGCCCAGTGTGAAGACGACCCGCAGGTTCACCGATGACCTCTTTGAGGCGCGCTTCGACATTCATGTGAATGTCCTCGAGTGCGGTGGAATATTCGAAGGTACCGCCTTCGATTTCTGACAAGACCGTGAGCAGCCCTTCCCGAATGGAAGCCGCGTCGCTATCAGTGATTATGCCTTGTGCGGCTAACATCGCCGCATGGGCACGAGACCCGGCAATATCTTGCGCCGCCATCCGCTGATCAAACGAGATTGAGGCATTGATCGCCTCCATAATCGCATCAGGTCCAGCGGCAAAGCGGCCGCCCCACATTTTGTTCGAGGTTTTGTTTGACATTTGGCCTATCCCCGGAGGGACCCATGAAGAAAATTGCATTGGCGCTCGTGTATACGGCCCTGACATGGGGTGCAAACCCCGCCCTTGCAGGGGACGGTGAAATGATTCTAAGCCTGCGCGAAGGTGATATGAAAAAACTTGTGGTGCATGATACGCCCAAGTCCACGTCCAACGCCGCTTTTGAACTGGCGGACGATGCCGGTAATGCAACGCTTGAGGACTGGCAGGGCAAATATGTGTTGGTGAATTTCTGGGCAACATGGTGTGCACCCTGTCGCAAAGAAATGCCGCATCTGTCAGCCTTACAAAAGGAATTTGGTGGGAAGAACTTCGAAGTTCTGACTATCGCAACTGGCCGTAATTCGCCTGAAGGCATCAAGAAATTCTTTGCAAAAGCCGGCATCGAAAACCTTCCACGTCATCAAGATCCTAAACAATCACTGGCCTCGCAAATGGGTATCTTTGGTCTACCGATCACTGTTTTGATTGATCCCGAAGGGCGCGAAATTGCGCGACTGCGCGGCGATGCAGATTGGCATAGCGACAACGCACGCGCGATTATCAAAGCACTAGTGGAAGGTGAGGCCAGCTAGTTGTTTGATAACTAGAACCAACGTCGTTGTTGGTTTCATCGGTATTCAGCGGAAGTAATACTAAAATAGAATCCATACTGGCGGGCCGCTTTTCGACAAGTAGCGGCTGCCGAGTTCGATCAAAATATGTTTGAACAGCAATTTCGAAACACTATCGCTGGTAAGAAAATCCACTGTGAAAAAGACTGGGGGTTGATCGCCGCCGACAGCAGGCAGTGGCCCCGCGCTGGGAGCTGACCGCCAAAAAATGGAAGGCCGACGGTAAGGATCTTCGCCTTACACGCC
It encodes the following:
- the lysA gene encoding diaminopimelate decarboxylase, whose amino-acid sequence is MDHFIYKNGALFAEDVAISEIAAAVGTPFYVYSTATLLRHFQAFDDALDGMEHLVCYAMKANSNQAVLRTLAQAGAGMDVVSGGEYLRAKAAGVPGERIVFSGVGKTAEEITLALEGGIRQFNVESEPEMVVLDAVARKLGVVAPITIRVNPDVDAKTHAKIATGKSENKFGIPIARAREVYQLAASMSGLKIIGIDVHIGSQLTDLAPFEQAYQKVAELCGILRADGHDIMRLDLGGGLGIPYEKGNTAPPSPVEYGAMVQKTLGHLDCEIEIEPGRLIAGNAGLMVSEVIYVKSGEGRDFLILDGAMNDLIRPAMYEAHHDIVAVIEPAVGVDQQPYDIVGPVCESGDTFAKQRMMPPLAAGDLVAFRSAGAYGAVMASEYNSRPLIPEVLVHGDQFAVIRPRPTFDEMINRDTIPEWL
- a CDS encoding DUF2834 domain-containing protein, which gives rise to MSILRMIYLALAVWGAIHPMYYFIQWFSQNGFDIRGMVDAWHVNAASSGLVWDLTIAAIALTVWIVAEVAVRRNWLALVAIPATFCIGVSCGLPLYLFLRSAPVK
- a CDS encoding TlpA disulfide reductase family protein, which codes for MKKIALALVYTALTWGANPALAGDGEMILSLREGDMKKLVVHDTPKSTSNAAFELADDAGNATLEDWQGKYVLVNFWATWCAPCRKEMPHLSALQKEFGGKNFEVLTIATGRNSPEGIKKFFAKAGIENLPRHQDPKQSLASQMGIFGLPITVLIDPEGREIARLRGDADWHSDNARAIIKALVEGEAS
- the argH gene encoding argininosuccinate lyase — its product is MSNKTSNKMWGGRFAAGPDAIMEAINASISFDQRMAAQDIAGSRAHAAMLAAQGIITDSDAASIREGLLTVLSEIEGGTFEYSTALEDIHMNVEARLKEVIGEPAGRLHTGRSRNDQVATDFKLWVRDQFDAAETGLLALITALLGQAEAGADWVMPGFTHLQTAQPVTWGHHMMAYVEMFGRDLSRMRDARARMNESPLGAAALAGTSFPIDRQMTAEALGFDRPASNSLDAVSDRDFALEFLGAASICAMHLSRFAEELVIWSSAQFRFVTLSDRFSTGSSIMPQKKNPDAAELIRAKIGRIFGANVALMMVMKGLPLAYSKDMQEDKEQVFDAADNLMLALAAMEGMVRDMSANRPQLAAAAGSGFSTATDLADWLVRVLGLPFRDAHHITGSLVALAEKNGCDLPDLTLDQMKSAHDGITSDVFDVLGVENSVNSRTSYGGTAPDQVRAQVIRWKKVLA